In Paracoccus sp. TOH, a single window of DNA contains:
- the dnaJ gene encoding molecular chaperone DnaJ, with the protein MAKRDYYEVLGVQRGASADEIKKAYRTKAKQLHPDRNKDCKVSEAAFKEVNEAYDCLKDDQKKAAYDRFGHAAFENGGGGFHRGNGHGDFGSAFADVFEDLFGDMMGRRPGAGGRARSSRGQDLRYNLRVSLEEAYNGVQKTINVPGSVACEACSGTGAEGAVEPATCPTCSGMGKVRATQGFFTVERTCPTCNGQGQIVKNPSQECRGAGRVQKERTLSVNIPAGVETGTRIRLAGEGEAGMRGGPAGDLYIFIEVKEHPIFIRDGRMLACQVPVSMATAALGGEIEVPNIDGGRSRVKVPAGTQSGKQLRLRGKGMPPLRHGPGLNGESGDMLIELVVETPVNLTARQRDLLREFEAIKADNNPQTQGFFQKIKGFWDEMKG; encoded by the coding sequence ATGGCGAAACGTGATTACTACGAGGTGCTGGGCGTTCAGCGGGGCGCCTCGGCCGACGAGATCAAGAAGGCCTACCGCACCAAGGCAAAGCAGTTGCACCCCGACCGCAACAAGGATTGCAAGGTCTCGGAGGCGGCGTTCAAGGAAGTGAACGAAGCCTATGACTGCCTGAAGGACGACCAGAAGAAGGCCGCTTATGACCGGTTCGGCCATGCCGCCTTCGAGAATGGCGGCGGCGGCTTCCACCGGGGCAACGGCCATGGCGATTTCGGCTCGGCCTTCGCCGATGTGTTCGAGGATCTGTTCGGCGACATGATGGGACGCCGGCCCGGCGCCGGCGGGCGCGCGCGCTCCAGCCGCGGCCAGGACTTGCGCTACAACCTGCGCGTCTCGCTGGAAGAAGCCTATAACGGCGTGCAGAAGACCATCAACGTGCCCGGCTCGGTCGCCTGCGAGGCCTGCAGCGGCACCGGCGCCGAGGGCGCGGTCGAGCCCGCCACCTGCCCCACCTGCTCGGGCATGGGCAAGGTCCGGGCCACCCAGGGCTTCTTCACCGTCGAGCGCACCTGCCCGACCTGCAACGGCCAGGGCCAGATCGTCAAGAATCCCAGTCAGGAATGCCGCGGCGCCGGCCGCGTCCAGAAGGAACGCACCCTGTCGGTGAACATCCCCGCAGGCGTCGAGACCGGCACCCGCATCCGCCTGGCCGGCGAGGGCGAGGCCGGGATGCGCGGCGGCCCGGCGGGCGATCTCTATATCTTCATCGAGGTCAAGGAACACCCGATCTTCATCCGCGACGGCCGGATGCTGGCCTGCCAGGTGCCGGTCAGCATGGCCACCGCCGCCCTGGGCGGCGAGATCGAGGTGCCGAACATCGACGGCGGCCGCTCGCGCGTCAAGGTGCCGGCCGGCACGCAGAGCGGCAAGCAATTGCGCCTGCGCGGCAAGGGCATGCCGCCGCTGCGCCACGGCCCGGGGCTGAACGGCGAATCGGGCGACATGCTGATCGAGCTGGTGGTCGAAACGCCGGTGAACCTGACCGCGCGGCAAAGGGATCTGCTGCGCGAATTCGAGGCGATCAAGGCCGACAACAACCCGCAGACCCAGGGGTTCTTCCAGAAGATCAAGGGCTTCTGGGACGAGATGAAGGGCTGA